The window TGTTTTTGGAAGTTCCGATTTCGCCTAAGTTTACGTCAAATGTATGTCTTGTGGGAGCTCCGGCTTCATCAGGGTTTGCGCCTACTACATTGTATGAAATTTGAACCAAAACTTGCCCTGCGGGAGACGTTACGTTTCCTGCAGTGTCGGTAACGGAAGCAAGATGTCCGTTATTGTCAAAACGGACTATGAAGCTGTTTTGAACGCCGTCGGTTGTTCCAATTCCTACACGGGTAGCTGTAGCGTCTGCATTTGTCGGATCGACATTTACGGTTGCCCGCCAAGCATTTACTTCCCCGGGAACTCTGGCAAAATCGATTTGCAGCTCGTGGGCTTCACCGAAGCTGTCATATACCTTAAATTCGGTAGACCAAGTAGATTCCAAAATTTGAGCCCGGTTTGCTCCTTCGGGCAATTCAGGCAGCCTCTTATCAAGGTTACAAGCATAGTTTACACTTGTGGTTGCCTTTGCATCAAGTTTTTGACCTATAGGAATATTTAAATCTTCCGTCTGGCCCGATGTATTGATTATCCTGAATCCTTCAGCTTCTTCAGCCATCCAGCCCTGGACTCTCATTCCGTTTGCGGGGTTCACCAAGGTTCCTTCTTTATCGATACCGAAAGCACCGGCCCTTGTATAAAAAGTTTTTTCTCCGTCTTTAAGAATGAAAAAGCCGTTTCCCTGAATTGCAAGGTCGGTGTTGACACCTGTTGTCTGCAAGGCTCCTTGAGTAAAGATTGTATCAATACTTGCGACCATCATACCCAAGCCGACTTCTTTGGGGTTTACACCGCCGAGTTCTTCGGTAGGACGGGCTGCACCGCTTAATTGCTGTGAAATTAAGTCTTGAAAGTTTACTCTTCCTCTCTTAAAACCTGTTGTATTTACGTTGGCAACGTTATTTCCGATAACGTCCATTCTTGTTTGGTGATTTTGCATTCCGGTTACACCCGAAAATAATGATCTCATCATAATTATTGCCTCCTAATTGTTATCTGCATAAACTGTTTTAACGGCTGACCAGTTGTACCAGTTTCCGTTTACCATAACTTCCGGATTTATACCGCGTGTTGCGGCTGAAATATAACCCGAAACCTGTGAAGACCCTAGATCCAGGTCAACTTTTTTGCCGACGGCATTTACAGCCGATGAGCCTGTCATAAGCTCATTTAAAGCGGCAAAGTTTTTATTCATATTGGTCATCTGCTCAAGGGATGAAAATTGAGCCATTTGCCCTATAAATTGAGTGTCTTCCATCGGAGATGTGGGATCTTGATGGGTGAGCTGGGCAATTAAAAGCTGAAGAAAATCGTCTTTTCCAAGCTGCTGTTTCGGAACCCTTGTTTCTGCAAAATTCTGCTTATTTAAGGTGTCAACCTGTAGGCCTAAAAGAGCCTTTTCTTCAGGACTCATCTCGGATTTAAAATCCTTCATCATTTCCGCCTGTTCAAGAGCGGTGGTTATCATACTGTTATTAACATTGTTTACCTGCATAAACTACCTCTTTAAGCTAAAATATCTACAGTCGGACCATAAACGTAACTGTAGGTACTCAAATTATCGGCCGTTTTTTCAAGCTGCCTTAAATCTTGTTCTTGATTTTTATAAACAAAATCTGAGAAAGATTCAAAACTTTCGGCAAAGCCTTCTTGCCCCGAAAAGCCCGACCAATTTAAATTAAATTCGGCAAATTCAAAACCGTTTTGTTTAAATTCTTTGGCCAAATTATCCAAATTTTTTTCAAAGGCGTCGTAGGCTTCTTTAGAGGCAACAGTTACTGTTCCCGTAACCCGTTTTCCCTCGCTCAGCTCCAAATTGATTTTTACGGCTCCCAAGTTTTCAGGTCTTAGATGCAGCCTTATTTCTCCTGCATTATTGTCGCGGAGAACGATTTTTCCGGTTTGTACAAAGTCTGCTGAAGCATCCCTTATTTCTTGAGCCAACATAGCAGAAAAAGTTTGACTTGTTTTTTGGGCTTCGCTTCCGTTTTGGGTATTTTGAAGATCTCCGCCCTGTGATGCATTTTGAGCCTTTCCGCTAAAATCGATTACCATATCGACGGAATTGTCCGTCTCAACCCGAGATTCGGAAGCTGTTGTATGAATAGCAGCATCCGACTGAACGGAAGGCATTGAACGTAAGTCCTCTACGGAAATCTTCAGTTTAGGCTTGGAAACCGGTTTTTTGCTTAAATTTTCCTGCACCGCTTCACTCTGAGGAGATATCTTTTTTGATAAGTCCTTTTTATCGGCCTTTGATAAAAGCCCCAACTTTCCGGCTTGTTCTGTTTTCTCGTCATCAAAGGACTGTGCCTTTTTCTTTTCCGACTTGTCTAATTTTTTTAAAGCTTCATCAGAAAGAAGAGAAATAGTCTCATCTTCTTTTACATCTTGCGGCAAGAAATCCTTAATTTCCTCCTTAAAATCCTCATTGAGAATTTTAAGATTTAGCTCAAGGTCATTTTTTTGACTCTTTCCAGCCTGCGAATGTTCTGAGTTCGGCTTTTGAGTTTCGGTCTTAGGCTTTTTTAGCAAATTCTTGGGCTCTTTTAAATAAGCTTCTTTGGAATTAAGCAGATTTTCAGCATCTATTTTCTTAGACTTATGGTCTTCAGATGATAGTTCCGTATTCTGCCTTCCTGCTTCCTTTTGAAGCGATGAATCCCTAATTTTGTCTTCTCTAAGACTAATATCTTCAAATCGGGCTTCATCAGTCTCCTTGCTTCCATCCTTGGCGGCGGCAATCATCTTTTTGATCATTGCCAGGAATGAATCTCCATTTCTTACAGGTTCCGCATCAGCTCTTTTAATGTCCCCAGAGTCTTCTCTTTCCGGCTCTTTTACCGGCAAAGCCTGCATACGAACATCAAGTGCTTGCATATGAACCTCCATAAAAACTTTTTGCAGGAAATATCAATTTCCAAAAAAAGTTTTTTCACGCAGTTTGTTTACAAACTGCATACAATAATGCGACGTTTTGTACCTTTGGTACAAAACTCGGCAGATAAACAGAGCGGAACCATTTGTGCCGAACTGTTTATCATACCTCCTATATGTTACTTCAATAAATTTTCGGCTTATTTTTAAGATGGGTTTAGGAAAAAAGTCTATACAAGCTTTAAATTAAGAATTTTAAAGTTTCTTAAAAAAAATTACCATATATTACAAAAAATTTGAATAATAATAGTGAGAGCAGCAAAAATAATTTGCTGTTTTAAGGAGAAGTATAATATGAACGATGAACAAACTATTTTAAACCCAAAAACAGATTGGGTTTTTAAGTTGATGTTTTCCAAAGGCGAAGAAGGCAACAAGGCTCTTATAAGTTTCCTAAACGCCTTTTTGGAAGATTCTTACGGTAAAATCAACAAGGCAGAAATCATAAACACCGAACTTATTCGGGATAGACCTTCGGGAGAAACATACCGCCTCGATTTTTTGATTAAAACCGACAACGGCCTTATTATAGACCTTGAGATGCAGCAGTTTTGGAAAACAAACTATCATCGCAGAAGTCAAATGTACCTCATGCGCCTCGCTTCCCGCTTTTTAAAGACGGAGCCCAAAGAGGACGATTTTTTGTACGCAATAAGTCTTTCCGTTTTCGGCTGCGATGTTCCTAAAAACGCAGAGCTTGTAAGAATGTCTGAGAGCTCGATAATTCAATATCTTTATGTTGAATTAAACGAGCTAATAGTTTATACTATGAAAAAGAGATTGGAAGAGTATAGCTTAAAAGATTTTTGGATAAGATTTTTGGCCAACTATGAAGAAGACAAAAAAAGCGGAATGTTGGAAGAATTGTGTAAATTAGAGGAGGGTATAAAAATGGCAGAAGCAACACTCTTTAGGGTAACTGATGAAGAGAGGCGAATGGCAATAGAACTCTCTGATGAAAAATACCGGATGTATGTGGAAGATGAACGCAGTGAAGCTAGAAGAGAGGGCTTGGCAGAAGGGTTGGCTGAAGGCTCACATCAAAAAGCACTTGAAACGGCGAGGAATTTACTTGATATGGGACTATCACCCAAGAATATTGCAAGGGCTACAGGATTGGATATTAAAGAAATCGAACAACTATAATTTATGATAGAATACGGCTAAAGCAATAATTAAACTTAAATAAACATGAAATTTTATAAAACTCAGGAGACAATAATGATAGCTCATAGACTTTCTACAGTACGCAACACAGATAAAATAGTCTTAGTAGAAAACGGAACCATACAGGAATATGGAACTCATGATGAACTTATTGAACTTAAAGGACGGTATTATGAGATGTTTACCAAACAGGTAGAAAATTATTTGGAATAAGCATTACTAATGAATAAAAAACTTTTTTTAAAAAGGAAAGCTTAAATGGAAACACAGCAAATTTTACAAAATTTTTTTGAGGCAGAAAATAGCCGGGACTGGACAGCATATAAAAAATTTTTACATCCTGAAGTTGTATGGCAGTTATTCAATAACGGTGTCCAAAATATTAAAGGGACTGATGAATATATGCAGTTTATAAAAAATGCCTATAAAAATACGGATATAAAATTTACCTGCAAGGACATGAAAATTTCTAACTCGGGCAACCGCATAGCTGCCTGTTTAATAAATGATAAAGGAAACATATCTATCGATATTTTTGATTTTAAAGATAATCTCATATATCGGGAATATGAATTTATATTGGATTAAAAAATCGGAGGTAAAAATGAAAAAAATATTAACGCTACTTATACTAATACTCATTGTATCATGTCAAAAGAATAATGATACAAAAGAAGCTCTTACAATTCAAAATGAGGTACAAGACGAAAAACCCCTATTTTCGAACATGAGCGACGATGAGAGTATAAAAGAAGTTCAAGCTGTTTTGAATTCGCATTTGGAAAATAAAAATGCGGAAGCCTTTATACGGGGAGTTATCGACTATAATGAAACGATAGAAAAAACCGGCTTGACAAAGGGCTTTGAAAAAGAGCCTCCGGAATATGATGAGCAAAAAATAGACGAATTATGGAAATCTAAAAAAGGCAATTTTATCGGAACAAATTGCCGGATAAATGTCTTTATGCTTTTAAAGGATAATATTGAAATTAAAAAAGCCCCTATCGATGATGCTCTTTTGTTTATGGATAATGAAGCTATCTCCGTAGGGAAAATATTTAATGATAATGATACTGAAAGGTTTAAACAATTATTTTCGAGGGTAAAAACCGAAAATACAAAGGATATTCTCATTCATGCTCAAAAGATGAAAGAACATTTTACAAACATAGGTTTCGATGAAAATGCAAAAATGCTTTCGGTTGTTCTGCATGATAACTTGGACGGTGACTTTCTTTTTATAGGACACACGGGCGTATTGCTGCAAAACAATAGCACATTCCTGTTTGTAGAAAAACTTTCTTTTTCCGAACCCTTTCAAGCCGTAAAATTTGCCAAAAAAGAAGATTGCTATAATTACCTCTTTTTAAAATATAAACATTACCAAGACGAAGATACGGCAAAACCTTTTATCATGGAAAACAACGAGCTTATAGAATTGGATTTGTATAAGGACTAAGAAGTTAATTCCCTGCTCTTAAGCCCGTTCTTCATCCACATTATTTGTTTTTGAAAGTGCTCTATAAATTCTTTCGGTTCCCAGTTTTCGATAAAGAAGCGGGATATAAGATTATGAACAATGGCCTTGGTGTATTCTATAAGCTCCTTTGAAAGAATCTCGCCATATCTTAAAAGGGCATTAAAAAAAATCGTTATCGCTTTCTAATTATTCAAGGCAGAAAAGATCTATAGAAAAAAATCTTATAATCATATGGTATCTTGAAATTCCGCAACAAAAAAGCTATCATGGATTTTAATATAAGAGGTAATATATGAAAATTTTATATGAAAAAACACCGCTTTTTGATGAAGGCTTTTTAAAGGTCTCGGATATTCACAGTATTTATTATGCCCAATACGGAAATCCCAATGGGAAACCTGTAGTTTTTTTACACGGAGGCCCCGGAGGCGGCTGCATTCCCGTTGCAAGCCAGTATTTTGATCCCGAATTTTACCGAATAGTTTTATTCGATCAGAGGGGAGCAGGAAAAAGTTTACCTCCTTGCGAGATGAAAGAAAACAAATCGGAAAATCTAATTGAAGATATAGAGAAACTACGGAAACATCTAAGTATTAAAAAATGGATGGTCTTCGGCGGAAGCTGGGGAAGCACCCTCGCTCTAATCTATTCCATAGCTCACCCCGATAAGGTTGTCTCTATAATCCTACGAGGAATCTTTTTAGGAACGCAAGAAGAAATAGATTGGATTTACGAAGCAGGCGGAGCTTCCAAATTCTTCCCTGAAGATTTTGAAGCCTACCAAAATTTTATTCCGCTGGAAGAAAGAAGCTCATTGGTAAGAGCTTATTCAAAACGCCTTTTTGGAGAGGATAAAAAACTGTCCCTTGAAGCTGCCCATAAGTGGAGCCGTTGGGAATCGGCCCTCGTGCGTCTTTTCCCAACTGTCTACGATATGAGTGATGAAGAAGCTCTTGCTATGGCCAAGGCCGAATGTCATTATTTTTTGCACAAGTGCTTTTTTAAGGATGATAATTATATCCTAAACAACTGCAATAAAATTAAAGACCTCCCATGTACTATTGTGCAAGGAAGATACGATATGGACTGTCCGCCCTTCTCCGCTTATAAACTGCATAAAAAATTACCCAAATCGAATTTGAACATTGTCTTATTCGGAGGACACTCCAGCATGGAACCGGGACTGGTGGACGGCCTTGTAAGAGCTGCAGAAGATCATAAAAAATTCTTTTAGTTTATTATGAATTCTCATTTACAAGACGAGCATAAAATCTTTGAAGGTCCCTACGATATAAGAGCTTATAATGACAAAAATATGATAGGCTTTAACCGTGTTTATAAAAAAACCTTGGAGACCAATAAAGAGGACAAGAGCCTTTCAAATGAGGAGAATTTAAGAGACGAAGTTACAGTCTATATACCTAAAAAAAAAGGGAAATATCCTCTTATCTTAGTAAGCCATGGGTGGGCTAATTATAAATACGGTTTGTTACCTATCGGACACTATCTTGCCTCATACGGATATGCCGTAGCTCTTTTTACTTCAAAGAAAAAAGCCGTCCCAAAAGATTGGATTCCAACCTTTACTGCCGTCCACAACTTGATAAAGAATAAAAACGAAGATGCCTCTCACGATTTATACGGCTTAATCGATATAAATAATATAGGTATTGTAACCCATTCGATGAGCGGGCCTGCATCTTTTTATTATGCGAGTCTTATGCCTGAAGTTAAGGCTATAAGCGCAATTCATCCTTATAATGGAGCCTCACCTTTTGTTGAAGCCATAGCAAGCTCCAATAAAGAACTAGGCGACGAATTCCCGAAAATTAAAAGTGCCGTTTTATTTTTAACTTCCGAAATTGATAGATCTGCTTATCCCGAAAAAACCTACAAGTTTTTTAAAAACTTAAATAAAGATGCCCCTGCATGTTTCCTATCATTTAAAAATATAAAGCATAATGGAGCCTTGGATATTTTTAAAACACCCTTATCCGGAGGGTATGATGAAAAAGCATTTAAACTTTATTCCCGTCTTTCAGTATTATGGTTTGATGCATTTTTAAAGGGTAAAAAAGAAAATTTAAAATATTTTCAAATAGATGATGAAAAGTTTCAAGATATTAAGGACTTGCTTTATACCGAAATACATAGAGAACACGAAGCCTATCCAAGCTATGATTCGCGTAATTTAAAATAAAAAAGCTGCCTTTATCGGCAGCTTTTTGCTTTAATAGTTATAAACTCAATCAATCACGAGGGGCATATTCATAAGACTCATCATCATCATCCTTAACTTCCGTATCATAGGGCATAATAATAGCCGCTATTATGTAAGCAATGATTCCTGAACCCACAACTAAGGCAAATATGATCCACAGGAGTCTTATCAAAACAGGGTCAACACCAAGATACTCGGCAAGGCCTGCACAAACTCCTAAAATTTTTTTATCCCTTGATGATTTGCATAATCTCTTTTTCATCTTTTCCTCGTAAACCTGTAAATCTATTTGACTTCAGCCTTGGCACTTACGGTTCTGTTTCTCTCTTCCCAAGGAGAAGAAACCCTATTTGTATCGGATACAACAAAGAAACAGGCGGTTATCTTATTAAACCAATCGGAATTGGAATCATCCTTGCGCAGAATATAGCGGCATTCCTTTCCATCCTTTGAAAAAGCTCTGCATCCGTTTACAGGCTTTCCCGATGCATCTATCATAGAACCGGAATCTTTATAGTATTTTTCTCCCGGCACATCAAACCAAAAATATCCGTTTTTTACGCGTTCATCATTTACCGAAAAGAAAATTTCTATCGAATCGGAATCCTTTGAAACCGATTTGATTACAGGAACCGAAAGAGCGGCTATCTCATTCTTTGACGAAGATTGAGGAACTATCATTTTGATATTTGCCGGAGCCGTTTCAGCAGAAGTAAGGTTTCCTTCTTCAGCCTTGGCTTCACCTGTTTTATCTTGAGCTTTCTTTTCAAAACCGGTAATATCCAGAACCTGCTCATACTTATTGCCGTTCCTATCGGTAAGAATGAATTTCCACTTTCCGAGAGCAACGGAACCTGTACCTTCCCCGCATTGAAGGCGTTTTACGGATGCAATCTTAGCCTTGTCATCAATTTCGGTTATCTTTTCAAGCTGAGAAGAATTTAATATCCACATATCGACAGGGGATTCAACCAAGAGTTTCTGGACATAATTTGTATTAAAAGATCCTTCATAATTGATAAAAAAACTTATAAACATCTCACCATTGCCTTTAAGCGTTCCGTTCCATATTGAAGGATCCAATCTTTCTATCATCCATGTAACCGAATTAATGGATATCTGTCCGGGCCCTGATGGAGCATCAGAAGCCTGCTTCGGAGTCGATTTACAGCCTAAAACAAGAGCCGTGCATAAAATTGCGATAAATATTTTCGAGTAGAGTTTTTGCATTTTCAATTCCTCCTCCTTCTATTATACACCTATAATTGCAAAAAGACAACAGCAATGAGGATAATTTTAACTATTTATGTTTAAGGACCTTTGCTCTTCACTGATAAATTGATGGGTATAAAGCTCATAATAATGGCCTTTTTGCTTCATCAGCTCATCATGATTACCGCATTCAATCATTTTTCCGCCTTCAACAACAATTATCTTATCTGCATTTCTTATTGTCGATAATCTATGGGCTACAACAAATGATGTGCGTCCCGACAATACGGTCGTAATGGCGCTTTGAATTTTTTGTTCGGTTTCGGTATCTATAGAAGAAGTCGCTTCATCCAAAACAAAGAGGCGCGGGTTTCTTACCAAGGTGCGGGCAAAAGAAACAAGCTGCTTTTGTCCTGTGGAAAGAAGGCTCCCGCCTTCTCCGACCTCCGTATCATAACCCTTTTCCATTTTAACTATAAAATCATGGGCATCTACCAGCTTTGCAGCTTCGATAATTTCTTCATCGCTTGCATCCAATTTTCCGTACCTGATATTTTCTGCAATCGTTCCCGAAAAAAGATGGGGAGACTGTAAAACATAGCCTAGGTTTTCGTGAATCCAGCTTTCGGGCATATCCGTATAGTCTATACCGTCTACAAGGATGCGCCCGCTTTTGGGCTCATAAAACCTGCAAAAAAGATTGACAATGGTAGATTTTCCGGCTCCCGTAGCCCCGACCAAGGCTATAGTCTGTCCCGCTTCAACATCGAGGCTAAAACCGCTTAATACAGGTTCTCCCTCCTTGTACCAAAAGGAAACATCGTCAAATTTTACATTACCTTTAATAGCAGGCCGTTTTTCATCTGTGGGACAAATGGCTGTACCGTATTTTTTTATAACCTCATCCTTGTCCTTAATTTCGGACTCCTCTTCAAGAAGCCCGAAGATTCGCTCGGCTGCTGCCTGAGCCGAAATAAATTCGGCAAAGAGGTCGGCGGCTTCAGCTAAAGGAGCATTAAACTGAGTAACATAAGAAAAAAAGGCAACCAGCAAGCCCATCGTAATAGCCCCCGAAACAACCGAAATTCCTCCATACACAATCATGAGGGCGGTGCCGACAGCGCCGATTAATTGAACGGTCGGCATAAGAACAGACGAAATTAAGATACCCATGATAGATGCCTTTTTCATCTCCTCTGTTTTAGACAAGAATTCTTTTGCATTAAGTTCTTCACGAACCAAGGTCTTAGTAGTCTTAGCACCCTGAATATCCTCATTGTAGGAGGCTGTCAATTGAGAATTTATTTTGCGCACCCGTCTTTGTGCTTTTAAGATTTTACCCCGCAGATAAATACTAAAAACCACAATTACGGGAAGGGTCAGTAAGCCTATGAGAGCAAGCCGAGGGCTGTCTCCAAGCATAGCAATTATTACAGCCATCATCATACAAAAACCCCAAAATAGGTCGGTTGCACCCCATGCGACAATACCGGATAATTTATTTATATCGGAGGACATTCTTGACATAAGCCAGCCGACGGCATTTTTATCGTAAAAAGAAAGAGAAAGTGACTGCAATTTTGTAAAACACTTTGTTCTCAAGCGGTGGCACATTTTTATTTCCAAATGGCCTACAAATTTTATAAAGAAAAAAGTAGAGGCTGCAGTAATCAGCAAGAACACTACCGTAAAAATGATTGAAGCATTAAAATTGCTTAAATCCCGCCCCTTTACAAAGGTGTCTAGAACATATTTGGTCATCTTAGGCTGGACAACATCCAATGCTCCTGTCAGACCGCCCAAAAGAATGCCCGGAACCAAAAGCTCCTTAAAATAACCGAATTCTTTTAGAACCTTCTTCCATATCCCGCTTTTAAATTTCTCGTTACCTTTATCTATATCAAAATCTTCCATAATTTTATTTCCTTAAATTACGCTCTAGCTTGTACAGCACTTTGAATATCGTAAATTCTCTTATATAAACCTTCTTGAGCTATGAGCTCCTCATGGGTTCCCTCTTGGCTTATCTTTCCGTTTTCTAAAACGATTATATTATCCGCATCGCAAATAGTCGAAATTCTATGCGAAATTATAATCATAGTTTTGTTTCCCTTTTCTTCCTTTAGTGCGGAACGGATGCTGATATCCGTTTGAGTATCCACCGCCGAAAGGGAATCATCAAAAATAATAACGGGAGAATCTTTGATGAGAGTTCGGGCAATGGCAAGCCTTTGTTTTTGCCCTCCCGATAAAGATACTCCACGCTCTCCGACCAATGTTTCATAGCCTTTTTCAAACTTATTTATTTCATCATCTAAAAAAGCTACCTTTGAGAAGTGACGGGCCAAAGAATCCGAAATACCGGGCACAGCCAATTTGATGTTTTCCATAATTGTTCTGCCGTATAAAAAAGGCTCCTGCAAGATCAACCCCACCTGCGACCTTATCCAGCCCTTGTCTATAGTGTTCAATTCTTTTCCATCTATTTTGATGGAACCGGAATCATATTCATAAAGACGGGCAAGTAAATGTACAAGGGAGCTTTTTCCCGAACCTGTAGGCCCTAAGATTGCAAGGGTCTGTCCGCTTTTAATGCTAAAAGAAACATTGTCAAGTATCTTTTGATTTTGCGTTTCGGGATAAGAAAACGAAATGGAATCAAAAACTATGTTTCCGGTAATTTCAGGCTTTTCGTTTGTCGGAAAAATATCTTCAGGTGTTTCATTTAAAATAGTCTCAATACGGTTTGCCGAAACAAATGATTTACCGATATTGCTTATTATTCGCCCTAAACGGCGAACAGGCCAGATTAACATTTCCGTATAAGAAATAAAGGCTACCAAATCGCCTGCCGTTATCTCATTGCGGTAGGCCAGAAGGCTTCCGTAAAGGATTATCCCAAAAACTTGAGCAATCGAAAGAGAATCGGCAAATGCCCAAAAGGCGGCAAAGCTGTTGTTAATCTTTAAATTCTGATTGCGGTATCTTTCGCTCCGTTTAATAAATTTTTCTATTTCGTATTGATGGCGGGTAAAAGCCTTTACGACTCTTATGCCGGTTAAATTTTCCTGTATTGCAGTAGTCATTGAGGCTTCATACTCTGTTGCCTTTTTAAATTGACTTTGAATTCTTTTAAAAAATATAGCTGATGAAAAGAATGTTAAAGGCATAATGCAAAAGGAGATAAGCATCAGACTTGTGTTTAATTGAGCCATCAGGTAGATAGTATAAATTATTAAAAACACGGCGCTTATAGTATCCATTATCTGGGAATACAGAGCCAAGCGGATGGTTTCAACATCAGAAGTACATCGCTGAATCAAGTTTCCGGTTTCTGCCTTTGAATGATAAGAATAAGGAAGAAGTTGAATGTGATTGTAAAGCCTGTTTCTAAGAGTCTTTATTGAGCGCTCGGTTGCAATACTGGCTATGTTTATTCTGCCGAATGTAAGAAGACCTCTTACAAGTGAAAAGGCAACCACCAATGAGGCCATCACAATAAGACCGCTTGTTCCGGTTAAGTGATTTTTAAACAAGGCAACAAGCCGAGATATTAAACCTTTCGGCAAGGCAGCTCCGCCTATTACCGAGTCTATTGTGATTCGGATTAACTGGGGCTGCATGGCAACAATCACTTGCGAAAAAAGCGTAAAAATAAGGGCAAGCAGATAAAGCCGGCTTTGCCCTCTCGCATACGATAAAAGTTTTTTTAAATTTTGCATAGTTTGATACCCTAATTCCTAAACTCTTATTTTAGCACAAAAAAAATATTTATGCTATATAAATTCAAAACCAATTTTAATTAAGTCTTATAAAAATCATGTAAAATCAAAAGTCTATTATTGATAATATATTTACTTTATTATATAATTCGAATTCCATATATTATAGGGAGGAGTTAATGTATGAATAGAAATGCAGTAAAAAAAACCAAAAAAAGGTTTTCAATACGCAACAAAATGGTTATTATTTTCGGTGTTCTAATCCTTGCCGCAGGTACAATTTTATCTTCAACAGCCATTATAATTGCAGAAAAAGCAGTTACGGAAAAAGTTGCCGATCAGCTGTCCGAAAAGGCTCAGGATACAGCCGCTCTTATAGACGAACGGATTAATAGTTTTTTTGTGTTCTTAGAAAGTCTTGCAAAAATGCCTATGTTAAAAGATGACTCCCTGTCTTATGCTCAAAAACTGGAAATACTTTCATCCGATATGTCGGATAATAAATATATAAATCTTTTTGGACTATGTACGGTCGACGGAATTGTATTTGACTCTTTTGGAGGAAGTGCAAAAGTTTTAGACCGTAAATGGTTTCAAAATACGATTACGGGGAAAAAGTTTATTTCGGAGCCTGAAATTTCACGAGGAACAAAAACTTTAGCCATGACCTTTGCCGTTCCCATATTCGATAAAAACAAATCGGTAATAGCAATCTTATTGGCGGATGTAGACGGATTTTGGCTTTCGGATATTATTGACGACATTAAGATAGGACAGACAGGTTACTGCTACATTGTAGGCCCCACAGGAAATATCATAGCATCACATGACAGAAAATATGTTATCGAAGAATGGAACTCGGTTAAAGAAGCCGAAAAAAATAAACTATTTCAAGATATAGCTGATATCGAAAAAAAATCCATTAATCAAGATGAACCGGGTTTTGCAAAATACCGATGGACTGAGGGTATGATGGTAGCAGGTTATGCCAAGATGCAGGGAACAGGCTGGGGAGTTATAACCAATGCCCCAATCGGAGAATTTATGGGAAAGGTAACAACATTAAAACGGACGATGAATGTACTTCTAATATGCGTATTACTTGCTACTCTTGCTATTATATTTTTTATCTCCGTAGGTTTGGTAA of the Treponema denticola ATCC 35405 genome contains:
- a CDS encoding ABC transporter ATP-binding protein, with translation MEDFDIDKGNEKFKSGIWKKVLKEFGYFKELLVPGILLGGLTGALDVVQPKMTKYVLDTFVKGRDLSNFNASIIFTVVFLLITAASTFFFIKFVGHLEIKMCHRLRTKCFTKLQSLSLSFYDKNAVGWLMSRMSSDINKLSGIVAWGATDLFWGFCMMMAVIIAMLGDSPRLALIGLLTLPVIVVFSIYLRGKILKAQRRVRKINSQLTASYNEDIQGAKTTKTLVREELNAKEFLSKTEEMKKASIMGILISSVLMPTVQLIGAVGTALMIVYGGISVVSGAITMGLLVAFFSYVTQFNAPLAEAADLFAEFISAQAAAERIFGLLEEESEIKDKDEVIKKYGTAICPTDEKRPAIKGNVKFDDVSFWYKEGEPVLSGFSLDVEAGQTIALVGATGAGKSTIVNLFCRFYEPKSGRILVDGIDYTDMPESWIHENLGYVLQSPHLFSGTIAENIRYGKLDASDEEIIEAAKLVDAHDFIVKMEKGYDTEVGEGGSLLSTGQKQLVSFARTLVRNPRLFVLDEATSSIDTETEQKIQSAITTVLSGRTSFVVAHRLSTIRNADKIIVVEGGKMIECGNHDELMKQKGHYYELYTHQFISEEQRSLNINS
- the pip gene encoding prolyl aminopeptidase, whose amino-acid sequence is MKILYEKTPLFDEGFLKVSDIHSIYYAQYGNPNGKPVVFLHGGPGGGCIPVASQYFDPEFYRIVLFDQRGAGKSLPPCEMKENKSENLIEDIEKLRKHLSIKKWMVFGGSWGSTLALIYSIAHPDKVVSIILRGIFLGTQEEIDWIYEAGGASKFFPEDFEAYQNFIPLEERSSLVRAYSKRLFGEDKKLSLEAAHKWSRWESALVRLFPTVYDMSDEEALAMAKAECHYFLHKCFFKDDNYILNNCNKIKDLPCTIVQGRYDMDCPPFSAYKLHKKLPKSNLNIVLFGGHSSMEPGLVDGLVRAAEDHKKFF
- a CDS encoding dienelactone hydrolase family protein translates to MNSHLQDEHKIFEGPYDIRAYNDKNMIGFNRVYKKTLETNKEDKSLSNEENLRDEVTVYIPKKKGKYPLILVSHGWANYKYGLLPIGHYLASYGYAVALFTSKKKAVPKDWIPTFTAVHNLIKNKNEDASHDLYGLIDINNIGIVTHSMSGPASFYYASLMPEVKAISAIHPYNGASPFVEAIASSNKELGDEFPKIKSAVLFLTSEIDRSAYPEKTYKFFKNLNKDAPACFLSFKNIKHNGALDIFKTPLSGGYDEKAFKLYSRLSVLWFDAFLKGKKENLKYFQIDDEKFQDIKDLLYTEIHREHEAYPSYDSRNLK
- a CDS encoding ABC transporter ATP-binding protein gives rise to the protein MQNLKKLLSYARGQSRLYLLALIFTLFSQVIVAMQPQLIRITIDSVIGGAALPKGLISRLVALFKNHLTGTSGLIVMASLVVAFSLVRGLLTFGRINIASIATERSIKTLRNRLYNHIQLLPYSYHSKAETGNLIQRCTSDVETIRLALYSQIMDTISAVFLIIYTIYLMAQLNTSLMLISFCIMPLTFFSSAIFFKRIQSQFKKATEYEASMTTAIQENLTGIRVVKAFTRHQYEIEKFIKRSERYRNQNLKINNSFAAFWAFADSLSIAQVFGIILYGSLLAYRNEITAGDLVAFISYTEMLIWPVRRLGRIISNIGKSFVSANRIETILNETPEDIFPTNEKPEITGNIVFDSISFSYPETQNQKILDNVSFSIKSGQTLAILGPTGSGKSSLVHLLARLYEYDSGSIKIDGKELNTIDKGWIRSQVGLILQEPFLYGRTIMENIKLAVPGISDSLARHFSKVAFLDDEINKFEKGYETLVGERGVSLSGGQKQRLAIARTLIKDSPVIIFDDSLSAVDTQTDISIRSALKEEKGNKTMIIISHRISTICDADNIIVLENGKISQEGTHEELIAQEGLYKRIYDIQSAVQARA
- a CDS encoding PspC domain-containing protein; this translates as MKKRLCKSSRDKKILGVCAGLAEYLGVDPVLIRLLWIIFALVVGSGIIAYIIAAIIMPYDTEVKDDDDESYEYAPRD